The Pantoea sp. At-9b genome includes a window with the following:
- the ytfT gene encoding galactofuranose ABC transporter, ATP-binding protein YtfT produces the protein MLESDMTSEKPNRRKPKLPPGMPQIAALILVLLVDSLVANNFFAVHLQDGRLFGSPIDILNRAAPVALLAVGMTLVIATGGIDLSVGAVMAIAGATAATLTVAGHSLPFIILATLGTGLACGLWNGVLVALLRIQPFVATLILMVAGRGVAQLITQGQIVTFDNDNLSWFGSGSLWLLPVPVWITLVVALAVWLLTRKTALGLFIEAVGINLRAARNAGVTGWLVVMSTYAISGVCAAVAGLIVAADIRGADANNAGLWLELDAILAVVIGGASLMGGRFNLVLSLIGALIIQSMNTGILLSGFPPELNQVVKAVVVMCVLLIQSPRFLAMLKRRRPS, from the coding sequence ATGCTTGAATCCGATATGACGTCTGAAAAACCGAACCGGCGCAAGCCGAAACTGCCGCCCGGCATGCCGCAAATCGCCGCGTTGATTCTGGTGCTGCTGGTGGACAGCCTGGTGGCAAATAACTTTTTTGCCGTGCACTTACAGGATGGCCGCCTGTTTGGCAGCCCCATTGATATTCTCAACCGTGCCGCTCCCGTCGCGTTGCTGGCCGTGGGGATGACGCTGGTGATTGCCACCGGCGGGATTGATTTGTCGGTAGGCGCGGTGATGGCGATTGCCGGGGCCACGGCGGCGACGCTGACCGTTGCGGGGCACAGTCTGCCGTTTATCATTCTCGCGACACTGGGAACCGGGCTGGCATGTGGTTTATGGAACGGTGTGTTGGTGGCATTGCTGCGCATTCAACCGTTCGTTGCCACCTTGATCCTGATGGTGGCCGGGCGCGGTGTGGCGCAGCTCATCACCCAGGGACAGATCGTCACCTTCGATAATGACAACCTGTCATGGTTTGGTAGTGGCTCGCTGTGGCTGCTGCCGGTGCCGGTTTGGATCACGCTGGTGGTCGCGCTGGCGGTTTGGTTGCTGACGCGTAAGACGGCGTTAGGGCTGTTTATCGAAGCCGTAGGGATTAACCTGCGCGCGGCGCGCAATGCCGGGGTGACCGGCTGGCTGGTGGTGATGTCAACTTACGCCATCAGTGGCGTGTGCGCTGCGGTTGCCGGTTTGATTGTGGCTGCCGATATTCGCGGTGCGGATGCCAATAACGCCGGTTTGTGGCTGGAGCTGGACGCAATTCTGGCGGTGGTGATTGGTGGCGCATCGCTGATGGGCGGGCGGTTTAACCTGGTGCTGTCGCTGATTGGTGCCCTGATTATTCAGTCGATGAACACCGGGATTTTGTTGTCGGGTTTCCCACCCGAGCTGAACCAGGTGGTGAAAGCCGTAGTGGTGATGTGCGTGTTGTTGATTCAGTCACCGCGTTTTCTTGCCATGCTGAAACGGAGACGTCCATCATGA
- the ydgT gene encoding transcription modulator YdgT, whose product MTALDYLLKFRKVNNLESLEKLYDHLNYSLTDDNEIINMYRAADHRRAELASGGRLFDLGRVPKSVWRYVV is encoded by the coding sequence ATGACTGCGCTCGATTACCTGCTGAAATTTCGTAAAGTGAATAATCTTGAGAGTCTGGAAAAACTCTACGACCACCTCAATTATTCTCTGACTGATGATAATGAGATCATCAATATGTATCGCGCCGCCGATCATCGTCGTGCCGAACTGGCTTCGGGTGGCCGCCTGTTCGATCTCGGTCGCGTACCGAAGTCAGTCTGGCGTTACGTGGTATAA
- a CDS encoding DUF2569 domain-containing protein, whose protein sequence is MTEPVNPPRIAGWLLLPLAWLIMTMLTSALVVAMYLSPLFNPELRTTLFSHGGLLLTQWSISLLTAGLVWVYSIWVCWIFCKRSRRLPRHYILWLLMTVLLAMKTFAFTPVSDSKAIQTLLLSLLAAAVFVPYFKRSRRVKQTFIQP, encoded by the coding sequence ATGACCGAACCGGTAAATCCCCCGCGCATTGCTGGCTGGCTGTTGCTGCCGCTCGCCTGGCTGATTATGACCATGCTCACCAGCGCCCTGGTGGTTGCCATGTATCTCAGCCCGTTGTTTAACCCTGAACTGCGTACCACGCTATTTTCGCACGGCGGATTGTTGTTGACGCAATGGTCGATTTCCTTGCTGACGGCAGGTCTGGTTTGGGTATATAGCATTTGGGTCTGCTGGATTTTTTGCAAACGCTCACGCCGCCTGCCACGCCATTACATTCTCTGGCTGCTGATGACGGTGCTGCTGGCGATGAAAACCTTTGCGTTTACCCCGGTATCCGACAGCAAAGCGATTCAGACATTACTGCTGTCACTGCTGGCTGCGGCGGTTTTTGTTCCCTATTTCAAACGTTCCCGGCGCGTAAAACAGACGTTTATCCAGCCGTAA
- the rsxA gene encoding electron transport complex subunit RsxA: MTDYLLLFIGTVLVNNFVLVKFLGLCPFMGVSKKLETAIGMGLATTFVITLASICAWLVNHLILVPLDLVYLRTMAYILVIAVVVQFTEMVVRKTSPSLYRLLGIFLPLITTNCAVLGVPLLSVNLNHTFLQAALYGFSASLGFSLVMVLFAGIRERLVLADVPVPFKGNSIALITAGLMALAFMGFSGLVKF, from the coding sequence ATGACCGATTATTTACTGCTCTTTATTGGCACCGTACTGGTGAACAACTTCGTTTTGGTAAAGTTCCTTGGACTTTGCCCGTTCATGGGTGTGTCAAAAAAACTGGAAACGGCCATTGGCATGGGACTTGCCACCACCTTCGTGATCACGCTGGCCTCAATCTGTGCCTGGTTAGTCAACCATTTGATCCTGGTGCCGCTCGACTTAGTTTATCTGCGAACCATGGCCTACATCCTCGTGATTGCCGTGGTGGTGCAGTTCACCGAAATGGTGGTGCGGAAAACCAGCCCGTCGCTCTATCGCCTGCTCGGTATCTTTTTGCCGCTGATCACCACTAACTGTGCGGTGCTGGGCGTGCCCTTGTTGAGCGTCAACCTGAACCACACCTTTTTGCAGGCGGCGTTGTATGGATTCAGCGCCTCGCTCGGTTTCTCGCTGGTGATGGTGCTGTTCGCTGGGATCCGTGAACGCCTGGTGCTGGCTGATGTCCCTGTGCCGTTCAAAGGCAACTCGATCGCCCTGATCACCGCTGGCCTGATGGCGCTGGCGTTTATGGGCTTCAGCGGTCTGGTGAAATTCTGA
- a CDS encoding sugar ABC transporter ATP-binding protein encodes MTTPQEEALLTISGVSKGFPGVKALDNVSFSIRKGEIMALLGENGAGKSTLIKVLTGVYSRDAGVITLNGKAITPHNTGDAQLMGIGTVYQEVNLLPNMSVADNLYIGREPRRFGMIDRKRMVRDADALMRKYGFALDVTRQLGHYSVAMQQIIAICRAVDLSAQVLILDEPTASLDASEVEMLFTLMAQLKAKGMSLIFVTHFLDQVYRITDRITVLRNGQYIATRDTASLPRIELIKLMLGRELLETALQRQGSTLRSNQPVVAFEDYGKKGTIEPFSLQVRPGEVVGLAGLLGSGRTETAEVLFGIRRADRGTATIKGKVQQIRTPAKASKLGMGFCPEDRKTDGIIGKASVRENIILALQAQRGWLRPIKKREQQAIAERFIKSLGIRTPHADQPVELLSGGNQQKVLLSRWLVTKPQFLILDEPTRGIDVGAHAEIIRLIESLCADGLALLVISSELEELVGYADRVLIMRDLKQVAEIPLEQLSVASIVNAIAHGGEQHA; translated from the coding sequence ATGACTACACCACAAGAAGAGGCACTGCTGACCATCAGCGGCGTCAGTAAAGGTTTCCCCGGCGTGAAAGCGTTGGATAACGTGTCGTTCAGTATCCGCAAAGGCGAAATTATGGCGCTGCTGGGAGAGAACGGCGCGGGCAAATCGACGCTGATTAAAGTGCTGACCGGCGTCTATAGCCGCGATGCCGGGGTGATCACCCTGAATGGCAAAGCAATCACGCCACATAACACCGGTGATGCCCAATTGATGGGTATTGGCACGGTGTACCAGGAAGTGAATCTGCTACCCAATATGTCGGTAGCGGATAATTTATACATTGGTCGCGAGCCGCGCCGTTTTGGCATGATCGATCGCAAACGCATGGTGCGCGATGCCGATGCATTAATGCGTAAATATGGTTTTGCCCTCGATGTGACACGCCAGCTTGGCCATTACTCGGTGGCGATGCAGCAAATCATTGCGATCTGTCGTGCTGTGGATTTGTCCGCGCAGGTGTTAATTCTCGACGAGCCAACCGCCAGCCTCGACGCCAGTGAGGTCGAGATGTTGTTCACCCTGATGGCGCAGTTAAAAGCGAAAGGGATGAGCCTGATTTTTGTCACTCATTTTCTCGATCAGGTGTATCGCATCACCGATCGCATTACCGTGCTGCGCAACGGTCAATATATTGCCACCCGCGACACCGCGTCGTTACCACGTATCGAATTAATCAAGCTGATGCTGGGGCGCGAACTGCTGGAAACGGCGTTGCAGCGTCAGGGCAGCACCCTGCGCAGCAATCAGCCGGTGGTGGCGTTCGAAGATTACGGCAAAAAGGGCACTATCGAACCGTTTAGTTTGCAGGTGCGACCGGGGGAAGTGGTCGGGCTGGCCGGGCTATTGGGGTCAGGGCGTACCGAAACCGCCGAAGTATTGTTTGGTATCCGCCGTGCCGATCGCGGCACCGCCACCATTAAGGGCAAAGTGCAGCAGATCCGTACCCCGGCCAAAGCCTCGAAGCTGGGGATGGGGTTTTGCCCGGAGGATCGCAAAACCGATGGCATCATTGGCAAGGCATCGGTACGGGAAAACATTATCCTCGCGTTGCAGGCGCAGCGCGGCTGGCTGCGGCCGATTAAGAAACGTGAACAGCAGGCGATTGCCGAACGTTTTATTAAAAGCCTCGGCATCCGTACCCCGCATGCCGATCAGCCGGTTGAGTTGCTGTCAGGCGGTAATCAGCAGAAGGTGCTGCTGTCGCGCTGGTTGGTGACCAAACCGCAATTTCTCATCCTCGACGAACCCACACGCGGCATTGATGTTGGTGCCCATGCGGAGATTATTCGTCTGATTGAATCCCTGTGCGCCGACGGACTGGCGCTACTGGTTATCTCCTCTGAACTCGAAGAACTGGTGGGTTACGCCGATCGCGTGTTGATTATGCGCGATTTGAAACAGGTGGCTGAGATCCCGCTTGAGCAGCTGTCGGTAGCGTCCATTGTCAACGCTATCGCCCACGGAGGAGAACAACATGCTTGA
- a CDS encoding electron transport complex subunit E, with protein MSEAKNLLIGGLWKNNSALVQLLGLCPLLAVTSTATNALGLGLATTLVLTITNSAISASRRWVPADIRIPIYVMIIASVVSCVQMLINAYAHGLYQSLGIFIPLIVTNCIVVGRAEAVASKSSIPLSALDGFAIGMGATCAMVTLGSIREIIGSGTLFNGADQLLGPWAKVLRIEVVHFDSPMLLAMLPPGAFIGLGMLLAAKYLIDQKMKQRAAHRAETPAAQPQGQTGKAV; from the coding sequence ATGAGTGAAGCGAAGAACTTACTGATCGGCGGCCTGTGGAAAAATAACTCCGCGCTGGTGCAGTTGCTCGGACTCTGCCCGCTGTTGGCAGTGACGTCCACCGCCACCAACGCCCTCGGTCTTGGCCTGGCCACCACGCTGGTGCTGACCATCACCAACAGCGCGATTTCCGCCTCACGTCGCTGGGTGCCTGCGGATATTCGTATCCCGATTTATGTGATGATCATCGCCTCGGTGGTGAGCTGCGTGCAAATGCTGATCAACGCCTATGCCCACGGCTTGTATCAATCGCTGGGTATTTTTATCCCGCTGATTGTGACCAACTGCATCGTGGTGGGCCGTGCCGAAGCGGTGGCTTCCAAAAGCAGCATTCCGCTCTCGGCGCTGGATGGTTTTGCCATCGGTATGGGGGCCACCTGCGCAATGGTCACCCTCGGTTCGATTCGTGAAATCATCGGCAGCGGCACCCTGTTTAACGGCGCAGACCAGTTACTGGGCCCGTGGGCTAAAGTGCTGCGTATTGAAGTGGTGCATTTTGATTCGCCGATGCTGCTGGCAATGCTGCCGCCTGGCGCGTTTATCGGGCTTGGCATGCTGCTGGCTGCTAAATATTTGATCGACCAGAAAATGAAACAGCGCGCCGCTCATCGCGCTGAGACACCTGCCGCACAACCGCAGGGCCAGACAGGGAAAGCCGTGTGA
- the rsxC gene encoding electron transport complex subunit RsxC, whose translation MLNLLNTLFRKEKLWDFQGGIHPPEMKTQSNGTPLSQLPLPDRFIIPLKQHIGHEGEICVAPGEHVLRGQPLTFGNGRMLPVHAPTSGTIEAIAPHMTAHPSGLSELCIFLTADGEDRWTTLDPQPDYRALPREEVVKRIHDAGIAGLGGAGFPTATKLRGGLRGVKTLIINAAECEPYITADDRLMQDCAAEVLEGCRILAWVLQAERVLIGVEDNKPAAIAALKQALAGERDLQLRVIPTKYPSGGAKQLTKILTGLEVPHGGRSTDIGVLMQNVGTAWAVKRAIVDGEPITERVVTLTGEAITQPRNVWGRLGTPVSHLLHHAGFNPSARQMVIMGGPLMGFTLPSLDVPVVKITNCILAPSASEMGSNPEEQSCIRCSACADACPAKLLPQQLYWYSQGGDHDKARAHHIDDCIECGACAYVCPSNIPLVQYYRQEKAELRAIDLEAKRTAEAKARFEARQARLEREKLAREARHEQAKQRVARSDQGELDAAVARVKARQAKTPEQEAAEREARHAQALARQAETQAETQALSRQAADPRKAAVEAAIARAKAKKATAAEPAESAPTAAADPRKAAVEAAIARAKAKKAAAAEPDAAAPAETVDPRKAAVEAAIARAKAKKAAAAAEAQPVEPVTATPAETVDPRKAAVEAAIARAKAKKAAAAAEAQPVEPVTETPAEAVDPRKAAVEAAIARAKAKKAAAAQQAPTPATAIEPEAAASPDSADPRKAAIAAAVARAKARKAAQQQPSTSED comes from the coding sequence ATGCTTAACTTGCTCAACACCTTGTTCCGCAAAGAGAAACTGTGGGATTTTCAGGGCGGTATTCATCCGCCGGAAATGAAAACACAGTCCAACGGTACACCGCTCAGCCAACTTCCGCTGCCGGATCGTTTTATCATCCCACTGAAACAACATATTGGTCATGAAGGCGAGATCTGCGTCGCGCCCGGTGAACATGTGTTGCGCGGCCAGCCGCTCACGTTCGGCAATGGCCGGATGCTGCCGGTGCACGCCCCCACGTCCGGCACCATTGAAGCCATTGCGCCTCATATGACCGCCCACCCGTCCGGGCTGTCTGAGTTGTGCATTTTCCTCACCGCCGACGGTGAGGACCGCTGGACCACGCTCGATCCGCAACCGGATTACCGTGCCCTGCCGCGTGAAGAGGTGGTCAAACGCATCCATGACGCCGGCATCGCCGGGCTGGGCGGTGCGGGTTTCCCCACGGCCACTAAATTGCGCGGTGGCCTGCGCGGCGTCAAAACCCTGATTATCAATGCCGCCGAGTGCGAGCCGTATATCACCGCTGATGACCGCCTGATGCAGGATTGCGCCGCGGAAGTGCTGGAAGGCTGCCGTATTCTGGCTTGGGTGTTACAGGCCGAGCGTGTGTTGATCGGTGTCGAAGATAACAAACCCGCAGCGATTGCCGCGCTGAAACAGGCGCTGGCGGGTGAGCGCGATCTGCAACTGCGGGTGATCCCCACCAAATACCCTTCCGGTGGTGCCAAGCAGCTGACCAAAATTCTGACCGGTCTGGAAGTACCGCATGGTGGCCGTTCCACCGATATCGGCGTGCTGATGCAAAACGTCGGCACCGCCTGGGCGGTGAAGCGCGCGATTGTTGATGGTGAACCGATCACCGAACGTGTGGTAACGCTAACCGGCGAGGCCATCACCCAACCGCGTAATGTCTGGGGCCGTCTTGGCACGCCAGTAAGTCATCTGCTGCACCATGCTGGCTTTAACCCATCAGCACGCCAGATGGTGATTATGGGTGGCCCGCTGATGGGCTTTACTCTGCCGTCGCTGGATGTGCCGGTGGTAAAAATTACCAACTGCATTCTGGCCCCGTCAGCCAGCGAGATGGGCAGCAACCCCGAAGAGCAATCCTGTATCCGTTGCAGTGCCTGTGCTGATGCCTGTCCGGCCAAACTGTTGCCACAGCAACTTTACTGGTACAGCCAGGGCGGCGATCACGATAAAGCCCGGGCACATCATATTGATGATTGTATCGAATGCGGTGCCTGTGCCTATGTTTGCCCAAGCAATATTCCACTGGTGCAATACTATCGCCAGGAGAAAGCCGAATTGCGTGCGATCGACCTGGAAGCAAAACGCACCGCCGAAGCTAAAGCGCGCTTTGAAGCACGTCAGGCGCGTCTGGAACGCGAAAAACTGGCACGCGAAGCCCGCCATGAGCAGGCGAAGCAGCGCGTGGCGCGTAGCGATCAGGGTGAGCTGGATGCTGCCGTGGCGCGAGTGAAAGCACGTCAGGCCAAAACCCCGGAACAGGAAGCTGCGGAGCGCGAAGCCCGTCACGCCCAAGCGTTGGCACGTCAGGCAGAAACCCAGGCTGAAACCCAGGCGCTGAGCCGTCAGGCCGCCGATCCGCGTAAAGCGGCGGTTGAAGCGGCGATTGCCCGCGCCAAAGCGAAAAAAGCGACGGCGGCTGAGCCAGCTGAAAGCGCGCCCACCGCAGCGGCCGATCCACGCAAAGCGGCGGTCGAAGCCGCCATTGCCCGAGCCAAAGCGAAGAAAGCCGCAGCCGCAGAACCGGATGCAGCCGCCCCGGCTGAAACGGTTGACCCGCGCAAAGCCGCGGTCGAAGCCGCCATTGCTCGCGCTAAAGCGAAAAAAGCCGCGGCCGCAGCAGAGGCGCAGCCGGTTGAACCGGTGACGGCAACCCCGGCTGAAACGGTCGATCCGCGTAAAGCCGCGGTCGAAGCTGCCATTGCGCGCGCCAAAGCGAAAAAAGCCGCGGCCGCAGCAGAGGCGCAACCCGTTGAACCGGTGACGGAAACCCCGGCTGAAGCGGTCGATCCGCGCAAAGCGGCGGTGGAAGCCGCCATTGCCCGCGCTAAAGCGAAAAAAGCCGCAGCGGCGCAACAGGCGCCAACCCCGGCCACCGCAATAGAACCGGAGGCCGCTGCGTCTCCTGACTCCGCCGATCCGCGTAAAGCAGCTATCGCTGCCGCGGTCGCCCGTGCCAAAGCGCGCAAAGCCGCGCAGCAGCAGCCTTCGACGTCTGAGGATTAA
- the rsxD gene encoding electron transport complex subunit RsxD has protein sequence MAFRIASSPYTHNRRSTGNIMLLVVLAALPGMAAQWYFFGIGFLIQVILAIATAWATEGAILRLRKTPVVPTLADNSALLTALLLGISLPPLAPWWLVVIGTVFAIVIAKQLYGGLGQNPFNPAMVGYVVLLISFPVQMTSWLPPDTLQSIKPGLLDSLSMIFTHHTLAGETMQQLQIGVDGVSQATPLDTFKTGLRAGHSAEQLLAEPIYHGVLAGLGWQWVNLGYLLGGMLLLAKNAIRWHIPVSFLLSLAFCATLGWLFSPESLNSPLIHLFSGATMLGAFFIATDPVTASTTNRGRLIYGALIGLLVWLIRSFGGYPDGVAFAVLLANICVPLIDYYTQPRVYGHRKD, from the coding sequence ATGGCTTTTCGTATCGCAAGTTCCCCGTATACCCACAACCGCCGCAGCACCGGTAATATCATGCTGCTGGTGGTGCTGGCTGCGCTACCGGGCATGGCCGCGCAATGGTATTTTTTTGGCATTGGCTTTCTGATTCAGGTGATTCTCGCGATTGCGACCGCATGGGCAACAGAAGGGGCGATTCTGCGTCTGCGCAAAACCCCGGTGGTGCCGACGCTGGCTGACAACTCCGCGCTACTGACTGCCCTGCTGCTGGGCATTAGCCTGCCGCCACTGGCCCCCTGGTGGCTGGTGGTGATCGGTACGGTGTTTGCCATTGTCATTGCCAAACAACTGTATGGCGGTCTGGGGCAGAACCCGTTTAACCCGGCTATGGTCGGTTATGTGGTGCTGCTGATCTCCTTCCCGGTGCAGATGACCAGCTGGCTGCCGCCGGACACCTTGCAGTCGATCAAACCTGGCCTGCTTGATTCCCTCAGCATGATCTTCACCCACCACACGCTGGCGGGCGAAACCATGCAACAGTTACAAATTGGCGTAGATGGCGTCAGCCAGGCAACACCGCTCGATACCTTTAAAACCGGGCTGCGCGCGGGCCACAGCGCCGAGCAGCTATTGGCAGAGCCGATTTATCATGGTGTGCTGGCCGGACTTGGTTGGCAGTGGGTGAACCTTGGTTACCTGCTGGGCGGTATGCTGTTGCTGGCGAAAAACGCCATCCGCTGGCATATCCCGGTGAGCTTTCTGCTGTCACTGGCGTTCTGCGCCACCCTCGGCTGGTTGTTCTCGCCGGAATCGCTCAACTCACCGCTGATTCACCTGTTTTCGGGTGCCACCATGCTGGGCGCATTTTTTATCGCCACCGATCCGGTGACCGCCTCTACCACCAATCGCGGCCGTCTGATTTATGGCGCGCTGATTGGCCTGTTGGTGTGGTTGATTCGCAGTTTTGGCGGCTATCCGGATGGCGTGGCCTTTGCCGTGTTGCTGGCTAACATCTGTGTCCCATTGATTGATTACTACACCCAGCCGCGCGTGTACGGCCATCGCAAGGATTAA
- the rsxB gene encoding electron transport complex subunit RsxB, translated as MTAIWIAIAVLSALSLVFGGLLGYAARRFEVEEDPIVEQIDAILPQSQCGQCGYPGCRPYADAVGNNGEAINKCAPGGEQTMLKLAALLNVEPQPLDGGEEVLAPVRTVAWIDEANCIGCTKCIQACPVDAIVGATRAMHTVLSDVCTGCDLCVAPCPTDCIEMRPVATTTANWKWDLETIPVRVIPVESHA; from the coding sequence ATGACCGCGATTTGGATTGCTATTGCCGTATTAAGCGCGCTGAGCCTGGTTTTTGGTGGCCTGCTCGGCTACGCTGCACGCCGTTTTGAAGTCGAAGAAGACCCGATTGTTGAACAGATTGATGCCATTTTGCCGCAAAGTCAGTGTGGTCAATGTGGCTATCCGGGTTGCCGTCCCTATGCCGATGCCGTCGGGAATAATGGTGAGGCGATTAACAAATGCGCCCCCGGTGGTGAGCAGACCATGCTGAAACTGGCGGCGTTGCTGAACGTTGAGCCACAACCGCTGGATGGTGGTGAAGAGGTGCTGGCTCCGGTCCGTACCGTGGCATGGATCGACGAAGCCAACTGCATCGGCTGTACCAAATGTATTCAGGCGTGCCCGGTTGACGCGATTGTCGGTGCCACCCGCGCAATGCACACCGTGCTGAGCGACGTCTGCACCGGTTGCGATCTCTGCGTTGCCCCTTGTCCGACCGACTGCATCGAGATGCGTCCGGTTGCCACCACCACGGCCAACTGGAAGTGGGATCTCGAAACTATTCCTGTACGGGTGATCCCGGTAGAAAGTCATGCTTAA
- the ytfQ gene encoding galactofuranose ABC transporter, galactofuranose-binding protein YtfQ produces MWKRLLLSVMVSAAISAPVLAADMTVGFSQVGSESGWRSAETNVAKTEAQKRGITLKIADGQQKQENQIKAVRSFIAQGVDAIFIAPVVQTGWEPVLEEAKDAKIPVFLLDRAIVVNDKSLYESVVTADNVLEGKLIGDWLVKTVGSKQCNVVELQGTVGASVAIDRKKGFAEAIAGHPNIKIIRSQSGDFTRSKGKEVMESFIKAENNGKNICMVFAHNDDMAIGAIQAIKEAGLKPGKDILTGSIDGVPDIYKAMLAGEANANVELTPNMAGPAFDALEKLKKDGTQPPKIIRTESKLFLPADAQTQLDKKKGMGY; encoded by the coding sequence ATGTGGAAACGTTTACTCTTGTCCGTCATGGTGAGCGCGGCAATCAGCGCACCGGTTCTGGCGGCTGATATGACAGTTGGATTCTCACAGGTTGGCTCGGAATCCGGCTGGCGTTCTGCGGAAACGAATGTGGCAAAAACCGAAGCGCAGAAGCGGGGCATCACGCTGAAAATCGCGGATGGTCAGCAGAAACAGGAAAACCAGATCAAAGCGGTACGTTCATTTATCGCCCAGGGTGTGGATGCCATCTTTATCGCCCCGGTGGTACAGACGGGCTGGGAACCGGTGTTGGAAGAAGCCAAAGACGCCAAGATTCCAGTATTCCTGCTTGACCGCGCGATCGTGGTCAATGACAAGTCATTGTACGAATCGGTGGTGACGGCGGATAACGTGCTGGAAGGCAAACTGATTGGTGACTGGCTGGTGAAAACCGTCGGCAGCAAGCAATGTAACGTGGTGGAACTGCAAGGCACCGTCGGAGCCAGCGTGGCGATTGACCGTAAAAAAGGCTTTGCTGAAGCGATTGCCGGACACCCCAACATTAAAATCATCCGTTCTCAGTCTGGCGACTTTACCCGTAGTAAAGGTAAAGAGGTCATGGAAAGCTTTATCAAAGCGGAAAACAACGGCAAAAACATCTGCATGGTATTTGCGCACAACGACGATATGGCGATCGGTGCCATTCAGGCCATCAAAGAAGCCGGCCTGAAGCCGGGTAAAGATATCCTGACCGGCTCGATTGACGGTGTCCCGGATATCTACAAAGCGATGCTGGCTGGCGAAGCCAACGCCAACGTCGAGCTGACGCCAAATATGGCTGGCCCGGCGTTTGATGCGCTGGAAAAACTGAAAAAAGACGGCACGCAACCGCCGAAAATCATCCGTACTGAATCGAAACTGTTCCTGCCTGCGGATGCGCAGACACAACTCGATAAGAAAAAAGGCATGGGTTACTGA
- the rsxG gene encoding electron transport complex subunit RsxG, with protein MFETIRKNALTLAIFAVITTGVTAVVNFVTKPTVDHQTALQQKNLLDQVVPTDLYDNHIQQECYLITDPALGNGKPHRLYLARKGDTPVAVALETTAPDGYSGAIEMLVGADFHGKVLGVRVIEHHETPGLGDKIELRVSDWINSFNGKVVHGADDKNFAVKKDGGEFDQFTGATITPRAVVNATKRAALLIETLPAKLSSLPDCGEAK; from the coding sequence ATGTTCGAGACTATTCGTAAAAATGCGCTGACGCTGGCGATTTTCGCGGTGATCACCACCGGGGTAACGGCGGTGGTAAACTTTGTCACCAAGCCGACGGTCGATCACCAGACCGCGCTGCAACAGAAAAACCTGTTGGATCAGGTGGTACCGACGGATTTGTACGATAACCACATTCAGCAGGAATGTTACCTGATCACCGATCCGGCACTCGGCAACGGTAAACCGCACCGTCTCTATCTGGCACGCAAAGGCGACACGCCGGTCGCGGTGGCGCTTGAGACCACCGCGCCAGACGGCTATTCTGGAGCGATTGAAATGCTGGTGGGCGCGGATTTCCACGGTAAAGTGTTGGGCGTGCGCGTCATTGAACATCATGAAACGCCCGGCCTCGGCGATAAAATCGAGCTGCGCGTTTCTGACTGGATCAACAGTTTCAACGGCAAAGTGGTGCACGGTGCCGATGACAAGAATTTTGCAGTGAAGAAGGATGGTGGTGAGTTTGACCAGTTTACCGGTGCCACCATCACCCCTCGCGCGGTGGTCAATGCCACCAAACGCGCCGCGTTACTGATTGAAACCCTGCCAGCGAAACTGTCATCGCTGCCCGATTGTGGAGAGGCAAAATGA